A single window of Vidua chalybeata isolate OUT-0048 chromosome 7, bVidCha1 merged haplotype, whole genome shotgun sequence DNA harbors:
- the GALNT3 gene encoding polypeptide N-acetylgalactosaminyltransferase 3 isoform X1: MALKKTHKLFKTFFHWKLWKFSIIVFVFLVFLFLLQREVGVQDFKDEAGIEPVVGKKSHVLGLMLNAMNNIKGAKPKMQIKAPIKQTKVPGERHCLPGHYTPVELKPFLDRPLQDPNAPGASGKAFKTINLNSEEQKEKQVGEEKHCFNAFASDRISLHRDLGPDTRPPECIEQKFRRCPPLPTTSIIIVFHNEAWSTLLRTVHSVMYTSPAILLKEIILVDDASVDEYLHDKLDEYVKQFQIVKVVRQKERKGLITARLLGASVATGETLTFLDAHCECFYGWLEPLLARIAENPVAVVSPDIASIDLNTFEFSKPSPYVHSHNRGNFDWSLSFGWESLPKHENKRRKDETYPIRTPTFAGGLFSISKDYFEHIGSYDEEMEIWGGENIEMSFRVWQCGGQLEIMPCSVVGHVFRSKSPHTFPKGTQVITRNQVRLAEVWMDEYKEIFYRRNTEAAKIVKQKTFGDISKRLDLRQRLQCKNFTWYLNNVYPEAYVPDLNPLFSGYLKNIGNRMCLDVGENNHGGKPLIMYSCHGLGGNQYFEYSAHHEIRHNIQKELCLHASKGPVQLRECTYKGQKTFAVGEEQWLHQKDQTLYNEALHMCLTGNGEHPSLASCNPSDPFQKWIFGQND; this comes from the exons ATGGCCTTGAAAAAGACACATAAACTATTTAAGACGTTTTTTCACTGGAAACTTTGGAAGTTTAGCATTATTGTGTTTGtctttctggtatttttatttttattacaaagagAAGTTGGTGTTCAAGATTTTAAGGATGAAGCAGGGATTGAGCCAGTTGTTGGAAAGAAAAGTCACGTATTAGGTCTTATGTTAAATGCTATGAACAATATCAAAGGTGCAAAGCCAAAAATGCAGATAAAAGCACCCATTAAGCAAACTAAGGTTCCTGGAGAGAGACACTGTTTGCCAGGGCACTATACTCCAGTGGAACTGAAACCCTTTCTAGATCGGCCCCTTCAAGATCCTaacgctcctggagcttctggcAAAGCATTTAAAACCATCAACTTAAATTcagaagagcagaaagaaaaacaggttGGAGAAGAGAAACACTGTTTTAATGCATTTGCAAGTGATAGGATTTCTTTACACCGAGATCTTGGACCAGACACTCGACCTCCTGA ATGCATTGAGCAAAAGTTTAGGCGTTGCCCACCATTGCCAACCACCAGCATTATCATTGTTTTCCATAATGAAGCATGGTCAACTCTGCTCAGAACTGTCCACAGTGTGATGTACACATCTCCTGCCATACTGCTGAAAGAGATTATTTTGGTGGATGATGCCAGTGTAGATG AGTACCTGCATGATAAACTAGATGAATATGTGAAACAGTTTCAGATAGTTAAAGTAGTCCgtcagaaggaaagaaaaggtctgATCACTGCACGGTTGTTGGGAGCTTCAGTAGCAACAGGAGAGACCCTTACCTTCCTGGATGCTCATT GTGAATGCTTTTATGGCTGGTTAGAGCCATTATTGGCAAGAATAGCTGAGAATCCTGTTGCTGTTGTAAGCCCTGACATTGCTTCTATTGATCTCAATACCTTTGAATTCAGTAAACCATCTCCTTATGTGCATAGCCACAACAGAGGAAATTTTGATTGGAGTTTGTCATTTGGATGGGAGTCTCTTCCTAAACATGagaataaaagaagaaaggatGAAACCTATCCAATTAG aaCACCTACCTTTGCTGGAGGTCTCTTTTCAATATCAAAAGACTACTTTGAACACATTGGAAGCTATgatgaagaaatggaaatatgGGGAGGTGAAAATATAGAAATGTCTTTCAGA GTATGGCAATGTGGTGGACAGTTGGAGATCATGCCTTGCTCTGTTGTTGGCCATGTCTTTCGCAGCAAGAGTCCCCATACTTTCCCAAAAGGTACTCAGGTGATCACACGTAATCAAGTTCGCCTTGCAGAAGTGTGGATGGatgaatataaagaaatattttaccgAAGAAACACAGAGGCAGCAAAAATTGTGAAACAA AAAACATTTGGAGACATATCAAAAAGACTTGATTTAAGACAGCGCCTGCAGTGTAAAAATTTTACCTGGTACCTCAATAATGTTTATCCAGAAGCGTATGTGCCAGACCTGAATCCTTTGTTTTCTGGATAT TTAAAAAATATAGGTAACCGCATGTGTCTGGATGTTGGTGAAAATAACCATGGTGGCAAACCATTGATTATGTATTCTTGTCATGGACTTGGGGGAAACcag taCTTTGAATATTCTGCACACCACGAAATTCGCCATAACATTCAGAAGGAGCTTTGTCTGCATGCTTCCAAGGGACCTGTGCAGCTTCGTGAGTGCACCTACAAAGGCCAGAAAACCTTTGCTGTTGGGGAGGAGCAGTGGCTGCACCAGAAG GATCAAACTCTATACAATGAAGCACTACATATGTGCCTTACAGGAAATGGAGAGCATCCAAGTTTGGCATCCTGTAATCCATCAGACCCTTTCCAGAAATGGATCTTTGGCCAGAATGATTAA
- the GALNT3 gene encoding polypeptide N-acetylgalactosaminyltransferase 3 isoform X2 encodes MALKKTHKLFKTFFHWKLWKFSIIVFVFLVFLFLLQREVGVQDFKDEAGIEPVVGKKSHVLGLMLNAMNNIKGAKPKMQIKAPIKQTKVPGERHCLPGHYTPVELKPFLDRPLQDPNAPGASGKAFKTINLNSEEQKEKQVGEEKHCFNAFASDRISLHRDLGPDTRPPECIEQKFRRCPPLPTTSIIIVFHNEAWSTLLRTVHSVMYTSPAILLKEIILVDDASVDEYLHDKLDEYVKQFQIVKVVRQKERKGLITARLLGASVATGETLTFLDAHCECFYGWLEPLLARIAENPVAVVSPDIASIDLNTFEFSKPSPYVHSHNRGNFDWSLSFGWESLPKHENKRRKDETYPIRTPTFAGGLFSISKDYFEHIGSYDEEMEIWGGENIEMSFRKTFGDISKRLDLRQRLQCKNFTWYLNNVYPEAYVPDLNPLFSGYLKNIGNRMCLDVGENNHGGKPLIMYSCHGLGGNQYFEYSAHHEIRHNIQKELCLHASKGPVQLRECTYKGQKTFAVGEEQWLHQKDQTLYNEALHMCLTGNGEHPSLASCNPSDPFQKWIFGQND; translated from the exons ATGGCCTTGAAAAAGACACATAAACTATTTAAGACGTTTTTTCACTGGAAACTTTGGAAGTTTAGCATTATTGTGTTTGtctttctggtatttttatttttattacaaagagAAGTTGGTGTTCAAGATTTTAAGGATGAAGCAGGGATTGAGCCAGTTGTTGGAAAGAAAAGTCACGTATTAGGTCTTATGTTAAATGCTATGAACAATATCAAAGGTGCAAAGCCAAAAATGCAGATAAAAGCACCCATTAAGCAAACTAAGGTTCCTGGAGAGAGACACTGTTTGCCAGGGCACTATACTCCAGTGGAACTGAAACCCTTTCTAGATCGGCCCCTTCAAGATCCTaacgctcctggagcttctggcAAAGCATTTAAAACCATCAACTTAAATTcagaagagcagaaagaaaaacaggttGGAGAAGAGAAACACTGTTTTAATGCATTTGCAAGTGATAGGATTTCTTTACACCGAGATCTTGGACCAGACACTCGACCTCCTGA ATGCATTGAGCAAAAGTTTAGGCGTTGCCCACCATTGCCAACCACCAGCATTATCATTGTTTTCCATAATGAAGCATGGTCAACTCTGCTCAGAACTGTCCACAGTGTGATGTACACATCTCCTGCCATACTGCTGAAAGAGATTATTTTGGTGGATGATGCCAGTGTAGATG AGTACCTGCATGATAAACTAGATGAATATGTGAAACAGTTTCAGATAGTTAAAGTAGTCCgtcagaaggaaagaaaaggtctgATCACTGCACGGTTGTTGGGAGCTTCAGTAGCAACAGGAGAGACCCTTACCTTCCTGGATGCTCATT GTGAATGCTTTTATGGCTGGTTAGAGCCATTATTGGCAAGAATAGCTGAGAATCCTGTTGCTGTTGTAAGCCCTGACATTGCTTCTATTGATCTCAATACCTTTGAATTCAGTAAACCATCTCCTTATGTGCATAGCCACAACAGAGGAAATTTTGATTGGAGTTTGTCATTTGGATGGGAGTCTCTTCCTAAACATGagaataaaagaagaaaggatGAAACCTATCCAATTAG aaCACCTACCTTTGCTGGAGGTCTCTTTTCAATATCAAAAGACTACTTTGAACACATTGGAAGCTATgatgaagaaatggaaatatgGGGAGGTGAAAATATAGAAATGTCTTTCAGA AAAACATTTGGAGACATATCAAAAAGACTTGATTTAAGACAGCGCCTGCAGTGTAAAAATTTTACCTGGTACCTCAATAATGTTTATCCAGAAGCGTATGTGCCAGACCTGAATCCTTTGTTTTCTGGATAT TTAAAAAATATAGGTAACCGCATGTGTCTGGATGTTGGTGAAAATAACCATGGTGGCAAACCATTGATTATGTATTCTTGTCATGGACTTGGGGGAAACcag taCTTTGAATATTCTGCACACCACGAAATTCGCCATAACATTCAGAAGGAGCTTTGTCTGCATGCTTCCAAGGGACCTGTGCAGCTTCGTGAGTGCACCTACAAAGGCCAGAAAACCTTTGCTGTTGGGGAGGAGCAGTGGCTGCACCAGAAG GATCAAACTCTATACAATGAAGCACTACATATGTGCCTTACAGGAAATGGAGAGCATCCAAGTTTGGCATCCTGTAATCCATCAGACCCTTTCCAGAAATGGATCTTTGGCCAGAATGATTAA